The following proteins come from a genomic window of Heyndrickxia acidicola:
- a CDS encoding ABC transporter permease, with product MKDILWLVQNTLRTMLKSKRSVVLFILTPLIGLFIAFLSNGGVNSTILKIGVVQEENTGLANDTVQYLKGMENVKVQKLAESQINGQLSSGKADCVITLGQGYEKSIQQGQPGHIELISIKGAQVTEYVKSYLYHYINNIAAISRISKGNAQTFNKIYADYQKPNVKVKASTLEDTSKEKGMTSQTIGYLIMIMLISAGSLSEIILKEKENRTYYRLLSTPINARKYVIANILVNLIVMVVQIVLTLVIMNIVHIHLNMPSWEMLIILLVFSLVAIGFAQVTIAFAGSTSASSALQNLFIVPTCLISGCFFPVDIMPKALQRIADFLPQHWVLETITKLQNGDLLQSVYLNFLILLAFAAVFFLIAVFKFSRNSSTKNFV from the coding sequence ATGAAAGATATTCTATGGCTTGTTCAAAACACGTTAAGAACCATGTTGAAAAGTAAAAGAAGTGTTGTACTGTTTATCCTTACACCTTTAATCGGTTTATTCATTGCCTTCCTTTCTAATGGGGGCGTGAATTCAACCATATTGAAAATTGGGGTTGTCCAGGAAGAAAATACAGGGCTTGCTAATGATACAGTACAATATCTTAAAGGAATGGAAAATGTGAAGGTTCAAAAGCTGGCTGAATCCCAGATAAACGGACAGCTATCGAGTGGAAAGGCAGATTGTGTTATCACATTGGGCCAGGGATATGAGAAAAGCATCCAGCAGGGGCAGCCGGGCCATATCGAGCTGATATCGATAAAAGGAGCGCAGGTTACAGAGTATGTAAAGAGCTATCTCTATCATTACATTAATAATATTGCAGCCATCAGCCGTATTTCAAAGGGAAATGCCCAAACGTTTAATAAAATATATGCAGATTACCAAAAACCCAATGTAAAGGTGAAAGCATCTACACTTGAGGATACTTCAAAAGAAAAAGGCATGACGAGCCAAACCATCGGCTATCTCATTATGATCATGCTGATCAGTGCAGGGAGTCTTTCGGAAATTATTTTAAAGGAGAAAGAAAACAGAACCTACTATAGGCTGCTTTCGACTCCCATTAATGCGAGAAAATATGTTATAGCCAATATACTTGTTAATCTTATTGTAATGGTTGTCCAGATTGTGCTGACTCTTGTCATTATGAATATCGTCCATATTCATTTAAACATGCCTTCCTGGGAAATGCTGATTATTCTTTTGGTATTCTCATTAGTGGCAATCGGGTTTGCACAAGTAACCATTGCTTTTGCTGGAAGCACCTCTGCTTCAAGCGCATTGCAAAACTTATTTATCGTACCGACCTGTTTAATATCCGGCTGTTTTTTCCCTGTAGACATCATGCCAAAGGCTTTGCAAAGAATTGCTGACTTTCTTCCTCAGCACTGGGTATTAGAAACCATTACTAAACTACAAAATGGTGATCTGCTGCAATCGGTTTATTTGAACTTCTTAATTCTGCTGGCTTTTGCAGCTGTGTTTTTCTTAATTGCTGTCTTTAAATTCAGCCGAAATAGCTCTACAAAAAATTTCGTATAG
- a CDS encoding ABC transporter permease — MSILTIALKEMKHTYRDIRALAFMLAFPILLMFVLGTALSNVFDSKIQVSNIQVLYQDNASQVLSQSFKSFEEQARKAGIHFTKAEPHIDGQKEVKQSNYDGYVVLKDNTISVYESTKNSVEGSIIQGMVTAFADKYNVAEAVAKVKPDQVSQVLAETGKNDYIKSVSLHSAKQPGAMDYYAIAMTTMIALYGAIGGTSLIRGERTRNTADRLLASPIRKGEIFAGKILGSVIFNAICLMLVVLFSKYVFKAYWGSHLGIIFLILVTESLLAISFGLGVSYLTKTGQSARTIIMVAVQVASFFGGAYFQVSGFIPSLSPLTWANQAINKIIYSNDLAAALPVIGMNLGIAFIMLLIAVISFRRKEGL; from the coding sequence GTGAGTATTTTAACAATTGCCTTAAAGGAAATGAAGCATACCTATCGTGACATCAGGGCATTAGCTTTTATGTTGGCATTTCCAATATTATTAATGTTTGTATTGGGAACAGCGCTTTCCAATGTGTTTGATTCTAAAATTCAGGTAAGCAATATTCAGGTATTATATCAGGATAACGCCAGCCAGGTGTTATCACAAAGCTTTAAAAGCTTTGAAGAGCAGGCAAGAAAAGCGGGAATTCATTTTACAAAAGCTGAACCACATATAGACGGCCAAAAAGAAGTAAAGCAAAGTAATTATGATGGCTATGTGGTGCTGAAGGATAACACCATTTCCGTTTATGAAAGCACGAAGAATAGTGTTGAAGGAAGTATTATCCAGGGGATGGTCACTGCTTTTGCAGACAAATACAATGTAGCTGAAGCCGTCGCGAAGGTAAAACCCGATCAAGTAAGTCAAGTTCTGGCGGAAACAGGAAAAAATGATTATATAAAGTCCGTTTCTCTTCACTCTGCAAAACAGCCTGGTGCGATGGATTACTACGCCATTGCGATGACCACCATGATTGCTCTTTATGGAGCTATTGGAGGAACCAGCTTAATTAGAGGAGAAAGAACACGCAATACAGCAGATCGTCTGCTGGCCTCTCCTATCAGAAAGGGAGAAATCTTTGCGGGGAAAATACTTGGCAGCGTAATATTCAATGCTATCTGCCTGATGTTGGTTGTTCTTTTTAGCAAGTATGTATTTAAAGCCTACTGGGGCAGCCATTTAGGAATTATATTTCTAATACTTGTTACGGAAAGTCTATTGGCAATCAGTTTTGGGCTTGGAGTGAGTTATTTGACAAAAACAGGACAGTCAGCCAGGACCATTATTATGGTAGCTGTACAGGTAGCTTCCTTTTTCGGCGGTGCTTACTTTCAGGTGTCCGGCTTCATTCCGAGTTTATCCCCATTAACCTGGGCGAATCAAGCGATAAACAAGATAATCTATTCCAACGACCTGGCAGCAGCTCTTCCGGTCATTGGCATGAATTTAGGGATTGCCTTCATTATGCTTTTAATAGCCGTCATTTCATTCAGGAGAAAGGAAGGGCTGTAA
- a CDS encoding ABC transporter ATP-binding protein, with protein sequence MNILELNHLTKKFGDFIAVDNMSLNVKSGEIFGFLGANGAGKSTTIHMIAGLIRNNEGEMKILGKNIAKNQRFAKMNIGIVPQDLAIYEDLTAYENVRFFAGLYGLRGAVLEERVAEALQFVGLSDKAKSFPKSFSGGMKRRLNIACAIAHRPKLIIMDEPTVGIDPQSRNYILTSVKKLNEMGSTIIYTSHYMEEVEEICSRIAIVDHGKIIAEGSKEQLKAIITENKNITIEVKSADSINIEQLKEIHGVETVQVEDNVLKIHSATGVNNLNKIIASLLQTGTEIRSIDEKEPNLETVFLTLTGRNLRD encoded by the coding sequence ATGAATATATTGGAATTAAATCACCTGACCAAGAAGTTTGGAGATTTCATCGCTGTTGATAATATGTCTCTGAACGTGAAATCAGGAGAAATTTTTGGCTTTTTAGGTGCAAACGGAGCAGGAAAAAGCACGACGATTCATATGATAGCGGGGCTTATAAGAAACAATGAAGGAGAAATGAAAATACTGGGTAAAAATATTGCCAAAAATCAGCGGTTTGCAAAAATGAATATCGGCATTGTTCCGCAGGATTTAGCGATCTATGAAGACCTTACAGCCTATGAAAACGTACGTTTTTTTGCAGGATTATACGGACTAAGAGGAGCTGTACTCGAGGAACGAGTAGCAGAGGCACTGCAATTTGTAGGGCTGAGTGATAAGGCAAAGAGCTTCCCTAAGTCATTCTCAGGCGGGATGAAGAGGAGATTGAATATTGCTTGTGCGATCGCCCATCGTCCCAAGCTGATTATTATGGATGAGCCGACTGTAGGAATTGATCCTCAATCGAGAAACTATATTTTAACGTCCGTAAAAAAATTGAATGAAATGGGCAGTACCATTATTTATACCAGTCACTACATGGAAGAGGTTGAAGAAATTTGTTCACGAATTGCCATTGTGGACCATGGCAAAATTATTGCAGAAGGATCCAAGGAGCAGCTTAAAGCCATTATTACTGAAAACAAGAATATTACAATAGAGGTAAAATCAGCAGATTCTATTAATATAGAACAGCTAAAAGAGATCCATGGAGTAGAAACTGTTCAAGTGGAGGATAATGTGTTGAAAATTCATTCTGCCACGGGTGTAAATAATTTAAATAAAATCATTGCTTCTCTCCTTCAAACGGGAACCGAGATCAGGTCAATTGATGAAAAAGAGCCGAATTTAGAAACCGTATTTCTGACGTTAACGGGAAGAAACTTGCGTGATTAG
- a CDS encoding sensor histidine kinase, with protein MDLGMVMTKLIIIFFIAYSYINSSGSHKPWIVFALLVYLSINLVFYLVKEKKMKELIAGLTVLFVIYAFVKIDSLILLLIPINLYELLNYYTKRKWFLLVAAFIPMVYIGKELQPVYALVSFFGFTIFTGCAYYSGREEEHEKKMDEMRKSIQRLSSTLTEKNIYMRQSEYTYKLEERNRLSQEIHDKIGHSITGALIQMEAAKRLLNRDADKAKELLQNAINISKEGIEKIRLTLRNMKPPVEQIGVHRIKLVLDEFSSQSHMRTSLVTKGNLDVVTPFQWKLIQENVTEALTNSSKYSDADAVAVEIQVLNKAIKVEVKDNGRGTDKVIKGMGLMGMEERTASLNGKLIIDGTNGFSVTTLLPIP; from the coding sequence ATGGATTTAGGCATGGTGATGACGAAATTAATTATTATATTCTTTATTGCTTATAGTTACATTAATTCAAGCGGCAGTCATAAGCCATGGATTGTGTTTGCTCTGCTTGTTTATCTTAGCATTAACCTGGTGTTTTATTTGGTAAAAGAAAAGAAAATGAAGGAATTGATAGCGGGATTAACTGTCCTATTCGTTATTTATGCTTTTGTAAAAATCGATTCGCTCATCCTGCTATTAATCCCCATCAATCTTTATGAACTCTTGAATTATTATACAAAGCGTAAATGGTTTCTTTTAGTGGCTGCCTTCATTCCTATGGTTTATATTGGAAAAGAGTTACAGCCGGTTTATGCATTGGTTTCATTCTTTGGATTTACGATCTTTACCGGCTGTGCTTATTATTCAGGGCGTGAAGAAGAGCATGAGAAGAAGATGGATGAAATGAGAAAAAGTATTCAAAGGCTTTCAAGCACCTTAACTGAAAAAAACATTTATATGAGACAATCAGAGTATACATACAAGCTGGAGGAAAGGAATAGGCTGTCCCAAGAGATCCATGATAAAATTGGGCATTCCATTACGGGGGCTCTTATTCAAATGGAAGCAGCCAAGAGATTATTGAACCGTGATGCAGATAAAGCAAAAGAGTTATTGCAAAATGCGATTAATATATCCAAGGAAGGCATCGAGAAAATTCGCCTAACTTTAAGAAATATGAAGCCGCCTGTAGAACAAATCGGTGTTCATCGAATTAAGCTGGTCCTCGATGAATTTTCTTCTCAAAGCCATATGCGCACCTCCTTAGTTACAAAGGGCAATTTGGATGTAGTTACTCCGTTTCAATGGAAGCTCATACAGGAAAATGTAACGGAAGCCTTAACAAATTCAAGTAAATATTCCGATGCAGATGCTGTAGCCGTTGAAATCCAAGTGCTCAATAAAGCCATCAAAGTAGAGGTAAAGGACAACGGCAGAGGAACGGACAAAGTGATAAAAGGCATGGGCTTGATGGGGATGGAAGAACGGACTGCTTCGTTAAACGGCAAGCTAATTATTGATGGCACCAATGGGTTTTCTGTCACGACGCTGCTGCCAATACCGTAA
- a CDS encoding response regulator transcription factor, translating to MAIKILVADDNSFIREGMKIILSTYDDFEIAGVANDGIEAVEFCTRNKVDIALLDVRMPNMNGVEATRLIAEQTLTKPIILTTFDDDEYILEAIKNGAKGYLLKNTEPEIICDAIRSVYNGNSIIQDAVLEKIKSNLSEQKGNGPMFDSSGFTERELSIMSLIARGLSNKEISRELFISEGTAANYITSILNKTGFEHRTQIAIYYLTGKMDR from the coding sequence ATGGCGATAAAAATACTGGTGGCAGACGACAATTCCTTTATTCGGGAAGGCATGAAGATCATTTTAAGCACCTATGATGACTTTGAAATAGCGGGAGTAGCAAATGATGGGATTGAAGCGGTTGAATTTTGCACCCGTAATAAAGTAGATATCGCACTTTTGGATGTACGCATGCCTAATATGAACGGTGTTGAAGCAACCAGGCTTATAGCAGAGCAAACCCTAACAAAGCCGATCATTCTGACAACGTTTGATGATGATGAATACATATTGGAAGCCATTAAAAATGGAGCCAAAGGTTATTTATTAAAGAATACTGAACCGGAGATTATATGTGATGCCATCAGAAGTGTCTATAATGGCAATAGTATTATACAGGATGCAGTTCTGGAGAAAATTAAGTCTAATTTATCCGAACAAAAAGGCAATGGGCCTATGTTTGATTCGAGCGGATTCACGGAGAGGGAGCTAAGCATCATGTCTTTAATTGCCCGCGGCTTATCCAATAAGGAAATTTCCAGAGAACTGTTTATCTCTGAAGGAACGGCTGCCAATTATATTACATCGATTCTGAATAAGACAGGATTTGAGCATCGTACCCAAATCGCCATTTATTATTTAACTGGCAAAATGGATCGTTAA
- a CDS encoding type 1 glutamine amidotransferase domain-containing protein, translating into MGKKIATVITEMFEDVEYTEPAKAYKEAGHEVVTIEKEAGKTVAGKQGEAKVTINKSIDDVNPDDFDALFIPGGFSPDQLRADDRFVQFAKKFMDDKKPVFAICHGPQLLITAKTLEGRNATGYTSILVDLENAGANVKDQEVVVCNNQLVTSRNPDDIPAFTRESLKLLEA; encoded by the coding sequence ATGGGCAAAAAGATAGCTACTGTAATTACCGAAATGTTTGAGGATGTAGAATATACTGAACCGGCAAAAGCGTATAAGGAAGCCGGCCATGAAGTTGTGACAATTGAAAAAGAAGCTGGGAAAACGGTGGCCGGCAAGCAGGGAGAAGCGAAAGTAACCATTAATAAATCCATTGACGATGTTAATCCGGATGATTTTGATGCATTGTTTATTCCTGGAGGCTTCTCACCAGACCAGCTTCGTGCAGACGACCGGTTTGTACAATTCGCAAAGAAATTTATGGATGACAAAAAACCCGTTTTTGCTATATGTCATGGCCCTCAGCTATTAATCACGGCCAAAACATTAGAAGGCAGAAATGCGACTGGCTACACATCCATATTGGTCGATCTTGAAAATGCTGGGGCAAACGTTAAGGACCAGGAAGTCGTGGTATGCAATAACCAACTGGTGACGAGCCGAAATCCAGATGATATTCCTGCCTTTACGCGTGAATCCCTAAAGCTTCTAGAAGCCTAA
- a CDS encoding arylamine N-acetyltransferase family protein, with translation MKELNELFRKRIGFPKNQTIIFDTLDQILTLTAASFPFENLCIFSNQIQAITEESLIKKLLRRSEGGLCYELNSLFFLFLKENSFDVTLVPGIVYDHHAEDWSAIGKTHVCILLKHQGNDYLIDTGFGGNLPLKPVSLKGARIESANGEFQIKKRNGADEEYVLYMKLKYKHSEWKQGYTFFPASPIKKLSDLDAVQRKIVESTDSPFNKVPLLTKLTAGGSITLTPSSLTVWNKGEMTKKEIEGIVFKDWAIKHFQLNTAKN, from the coding sequence ATGAAGGAGTTAAACGAATTATTCCGCAAGCGAATTGGTTTTCCAAAGAACCAGACTATCATCTTTGATACATTAGACCAAATTCTTACACTCACAGCTGCCAGTTTTCCCTTTGAAAATCTATGTATCTTCTCCAACCAAATACAGGCTATTACAGAAGAAAGTTTAATTAAAAAGCTTCTTAGGAGAAGTGAAGGCGGCCTTTGTTATGAATTAAATTCTTTGTTTTTCCTCTTTTTAAAGGAAAATAGTTTTGATGTTACTTTAGTACCGGGAATTGTCTATGACCATCATGCAGAGGATTGGAGCGCAATAGGAAAAACTCACGTATGCATTCTGCTAAAGCATCAAGGTAATGATTATCTGATTGATACTGGGTTTGGCGGCAACCTCCCTTTAAAGCCCGTTTCATTAAAGGGTGCCCGCATTGAATCTGCGAATGGGGAGTTTCAAATAAAAAAACGTAATGGTGCCGACGAAGAATATGTTTTATATATGAAATTAAAGTATAAACATTCTGAGTGGAAGCAGGGATACACCTTTTTTCCAGCGTCTCCGATAAAAAAACTGTCAGATTTAGATGCTGTACAAAGAAAAATTGTTGAAAGCACTGATTCTCCTTTTAACAAGGTTCCTTTGCTCACTAAGCTTACGGCTGGCGGGAGTATAACACTAACGCCAAGCTCCTTAACAGTGTGGAATAAAGGGGAAATGACGAAAAAAGAAATCGAAGGAATTGTTTTTAAAGATTGGGCCATCAAACACTTCCAATTGAACACGGCTAAAAACTGA
- the motB gene encoding flagellar motor protein MotB: MSRNRRKKKKDEFHTDESWLIPYADILTLLLALFVVLFAMSSVDAKKFQEFSKVFNGIFTGGTGVLDYTKPAPVDQNDTTSNGEILIKQQNNMKNPSAEAKQLQKMKSIDYQQLQDTQSRVDAYIQKNNLQGKFSTKLTDEGLLLTIRDNVLFASGQATVRPQDIKTAKEVSNLLVMDPPRNIIISGHTDNVPIQNSKFQSNWELSVMRALNFMKLLLENKQLNPQYFSVRGFGEYQPVADNSTPEGRAANRRVEVLILPRGKSPAN; the protein is encoded by the coding sequence ATGAGTAGGAACAGGCGAAAGAAAAAGAAAGATGAGTTTCATACTGATGAATCCTGGCTTATCCCCTATGCAGATATTTTAACGCTCCTTCTTGCTTTGTTCGTTGTCCTTTTTGCGATGAGCTCGGTGGATGCGAAAAAATTTCAGGAATTTTCCAAGGTGTTCAATGGTATATTTACAGGAGGCACAGGGGTACTGGACTATACAAAACCGGCACCTGTCGACCAAAATGATACAACGAGCAATGGTGAAATTTTAATAAAGCAGCAAAATAATATGAAAAACCCTTCTGCTGAAGCGAAACAGCTGCAAAAAATGAAGTCAATAGACTACCAGCAGCTGCAGGATACCCAATCAAGGGTAGATGCATATATTCAGAAAAACAATCTGCAAGGAAAGTTTTCTACTAAACTAACAGATGAAGGCTTGCTATTGACGATTAGAGATAATGTCTTGTTTGCATCAGGACAGGCCACAGTAAGGCCACAGGATATAAAGACGGCTAAAGAGGTTTCTAATTTGCTAGTGATGGACCCTCCACGCAATATTATTATCAGCGGGCATACGGATAATGTTCCAATCCAAAATTCAAAATTCCAATCTAACTGGGAATTAAGTGTCATGAGAGCTTTAAACTTTATGAAACTATTGTTAGAAAATAAACAGTTAAATCCCCAATACTTTAGTGTAAGGGGATTCGGTGAGTATCAGCCAGTTGCTGACAACAGTACTCCAGAAGGCAGAGCTGCTAATCGGCGTGTGGAAGTGCTGATTCTGCCTCGCGGTAAAAGTCCAGCCAATTAA
- the motA gene encoding flagellar motor stator protein MotA, whose translation MDKTSIIGLILGFIAIGVGMVLKGVPLLAIVNAPAAFLIIILGTIATVTIAFPTSEIKKVPKLFKILFTEQKLVEPKNLIEFFSEWAQLARKEGLLALETKIDEVDDPFLRNGLSLAVDGQSADYIRDVLGEEIDAMEERHEAGAAIFSQAGTYAPTLGVLGAVLGLIAALKDMSDVAEIGKAISSAFIATMLGIFTGYVLWHPFANKLKRKSKQESKVKEMMLEGILSILAGESPRVIEQKLASYLPAEERKSIMEESGVMINE comes from the coding sequence ATGGATAAAACATCGATTATCGGTCTAATACTAGGATTTATTGCAATAGGCGTAGGAATGGTCCTTAAGGGTGTGCCGTTACTGGCAATTGTAAACGCCCCTGCTGCATTCCTTATTATCATTCTTGGAACCATTGCTACAGTAACAATTGCTTTTCCGACCAGCGAAATTAAAAAAGTGCCAAAGCTATTTAAAATCCTTTTTACAGAACAAAAATTAGTGGAACCCAAAAACTTAATTGAATTCTTTTCTGAATGGGCACAGCTTGCAAGAAAAGAAGGACTGCTTGCATTGGAAACAAAAATCGACGAAGTGGATGATCCCTTTTTAAGAAACGGATTGAGCTTAGCGGTTGATGGCCAAAGTGCAGATTACATCCGTGATGTGTTAGGTGAGGAAATAGATGCAATGGAAGAAAGACATGAAGCTGGTGCGGCAATTTTTTCTCAGGCAGGAACATATGCACCGACTCTGGGTGTACTTGGGGCTGTATTAGGGCTGATTGCCGCACTTAAGGATATGTCAGATGTAGCTGAAATCGGAAAGGCGATTTCTTCAGCCTTCATTGCCACAATGCTGGGGATTTTTACTGGTTATGTCCTCTGGCATCCATTTGCCAATAAGCTAAAGCGGAAATCCAAGCAGGAATCAAAGGTTAAAGAGATGATGCTTGAGGGTATTCTTTCCATACTCGCAGGAGAATCGCCGCGTGTAATCGAACAAAAACTGGCATCCTATCTGCCCGCTGAAGAACGGAAATCGATTATGGAGGAAAGCGGCGTCATGATCAATGAGTAG
- a CDS encoding DUF1992 domain-containing protein: MDFFRLSEERIKQAQENGEFDNLPGLGKPLPKDDLAGIPEELRMAYRLMRNAGYSPEEANLKQELMTIEDLIKHTKDETEKEGLKNQLTQKLLNYNQMLSKKRINTNSSVFKNYEQKIEKKFL; encoded by the coding sequence ATGGATTTTTTCAGACTTTCAGAAGAACGAATTAAGCAAGCTCAGGAAAATGGAGAATTTGACAATTTGCCTGGTTTGGGAAAACCGCTTCCGAAGGATGATTTAGCTGGGATTCCAGAGGAATTGCGCATGGCTTACAGATTAATGAGAAATGCCGGCTACTCTCCGGAAGAAGCGAATTTAAAACAAGAACTGATGACAATCGAGGATTTGATTAAACATACAAAAGACGAGACAGAAAAGGAGGGGCTGAAAAATCAGCTTACTCAGAAGCTGTTAAATTACAATCAAATGCTTTCCAAAAAAAGAATTAATACGAATTCCTCAGTCTTTAAAAATTATGAACAGAAAATTGAGAAAAAATTTCTTTGA
- the hmpA gene encoding NO-inducible flavohemoprotein, whose amino-acid sequence MLSQKTIDIVKSTVPALQAHGKTITTTFYKRMFEAHPELLNIFNHVNQKQGRQQTALANTVLAAAQYIDNLEAIVPVVVQIAHKHRGLGIKPEHYPIVGEFLLKAIKEVLGDAATDEIINAWSEAYDAIAQAFIDVEKGMYNEAERQENGWSGFKEFTVAKKVVESKVITSFYLKPSDGMGVPQFLPGQYITVKVKIPGETFILNRQYSLSCAPGHDYYRISVKREADREPNGKVSNYLHDYLNEGDKIEISAPAGIFTLNTEEKAPIVLLSGGVGLTPMVSMLETLANQDSKRDVTFVHAARNEEFHALRDEVLSHIRKLDNGHVYFGYEKPIDESGSHHFEGYLTKQYLEHIVNKKSVCYICGPVPFLQNVVQMLTEIGVKEENIRYEFFGPAVDLNVHAVKQ is encoded by the coding sequence ATGTTATCTCAAAAGACGATTGATATTGTAAAATCTACTGTTCCTGCTTTGCAAGCCCATGGAAAAACTATTACTACTACATTTTACAAAAGAATGTTTGAAGCACATCCTGAATTGTTAAATATATTTAATCACGTAAATCAAAAACAAGGCCGCCAGCAAACAGCTTTAGCGAATACAGTATTAGCTGCAGCTCAGTACATCGATAACCTGGAGGCAATTGTGCCTGTTGTTGTCCAAATTGCTCACAAGCACCGCGGGCTGGGCATTAAACCTGAGCATTATCCAATTGTAGGGGAATTCTTATTAAAGGCTATCAAAGAGGTCCTTGGAGATGCTGCCACTGATGAGATTATTAATGCATGGTCAGAAGCATATGATGCCATAGCACAAGCTTTTATTGATGTGGAAAAAGGAATGTACAATGAAGCGGAAAGGCAAGAAAACGGGTGGAGCGGTTTCAAGGAATTTACTGTGGCAAAGAAGGTCGTTGAGAGCAAAGTCATTACATCCTTCTATTTGAAACCAAGTGACGGAATGGGTGTACCCCAATTTTTACCAGGCCAATACATTACAGTAAAAGTAAAAATACCTGGTGAAACTTTTATTCTTAACCGCCAATACAGCTTATCCTGTGCTCCGGGTCATGATTATTACAGAATTTCTGTAAAACGGGAAGCGGATCGGGAGCCAAACGGCAAGGTGTCCAATTATCTTCACGATTATTTGAATGAAGGAGACAAGATTGAAATTAGTGCCCCTGCAGGTATTTTCACTCTCAATACAGAGGAAAAGGCTCCTATTGTTCTCCTAAGCGGCGGAGTGGGTTTAACTCCGATGGTCAGCATGCTTGAAACACTAGCTAATCAAGACTCTAAACGTGATGTTACGTTTGTCCATGCAGCAAGAAACGAGGAATTTCATGCTTTAAGGGATGAGGTGTTATCACATATCCGAAAGCTTGATAACGGCCATGTTTATTTCGGATATGAAAAACCGATTGATGAAAGCGGCAGTCATCATTTTGAGGGCTATTTAACCAAACAATATCTTGAGCACATCGTTAACAAGAAATCTGTTTGCTACATTTGCGGTCCTGTACCATTCTTGCAAAATGTTGTTCAAATGTTAACGGAAATAGGAGTTAAGGAAGAGAATATCCGTTATGAATTCTTTGGTCCTGCAGTAGATTTAAATGTTCATGCTGTAAAGCAGTAA
- a CDS encoding Rrf2 family transcriptional regulator, producing MRLTNYTDYSLRVLIYLAAQEPSKLSNIKEIAETYGISKNHLMKVTHELGKMGVVETIRGRNGGIKLALAPKEINVGAIVRKTEDDFRLVECFDGNAESCLITPVCGLRHALNKALMAYLNVLDQYTLADLIKNPIAYRELFQMGK from the coding sequence ATGAGGTTAACCAATTATACTGACTACTCATTGAGAGTATTAATATATCTTGCAGCACAAGAGCCTTCAAAGCTTTCTAATATTAAAGAAATTGCCGAAACCTATGGTATTTCCAAAAATCATTTGATGAAAGTGACACATGAACTTGGGAAAATGGGAGTCGTTGAAACCATAAGAGGACGAAATGGAGGCATCAAGCTTGCCCTTGCTCCAAAAGAGATCAATGTAGGAGCCATTGTCCGAAAAACGGAGGATGACTTTAGATTGGTAGAATGCTTTGACGGAAATGCTGAATCATGCTTGATTACACCGGTATGTGGACTTAGACATGCCTTAAATAAAGCATTAATGGCATATTTAAATGTGCTCGACCAATATACTCTTGCTGATTTAATTAAAAATCCAATTGCCTATCGTGAGCTTTTTCAGATGGGAAAATAA